The following are encoded together in the Mesoplodon densirostris isolate mMesDen1 chromosome 2, mMesDen1 primary haplotype, whole genome shotgun sequence genome:
- the ITLN1 gene encoding LOW QUALITY PROTEIN: intelectin-1 (The sequence of the model RefSeq protein was modified relative to this genomic sequence to represent the inferred CDS: deleted 1 base in 1 codon; substituted 1 base at 1 genomic stop codon): protein MPAQGPGARFCLLLFLSLASRGPSAAATHSPETFWESKTCASFLPRSIKEIKESCGEASDGLYFLYTENGIIYQAFCAMTSGDGGWTLVASVHENHIPGKCTVGDRWSSQQGSRAHCPEGDGNWANTFGSVEASTSDTRLNPGYYDIQAQDLGMWHVPNKSPLQHWRNSSLLRYRTNTSFFPNLGHNLFGLYQKYPVKFGSGSCQTDNGPAIPVVYDFGDVEKTASXYSPVGHWEFVAGFVQFRVFNNERAANAPCAGMRVTGCNTEHHCIGREGFFPEANPMQCGDFSSFDRNGYGAHSGYSCSRETTEAAVLLFYC, encoded by the exons ATGCCAGCTCAG GGGCCAGGGGCCAGATTCTGCCTCCTGCTGTTCCTCTCTTTGGCCAGCAGAGGGCCGAGTGCAG CAGCGACCCATTCTCCTGAGACATTTTGGGAGAGCAAAACCTGTGCTTCTTTCCTGCCTAGAAGCAtcaaggaaatcaaagaaagttGTGGTGAAGCAAGTG ATGGCCTGTATTTCCTCTACACTGAGAATGGCATCATCTACCAGGCCTTCTGTGCCATGACCTCTGGGGATGGCGGCTGGACCCTAGTGGCCAGTGTGCACGAGAACCACATTCCTGGGAAATGCACGGTAGGTGATCGCTGGTCGAGTCAGCAGGGCAGCAGGGCACACTGCCCAGAGGGTGACGGCAACTGGGCCAACACGTTTGGGTCTGTAGAGGCGTCCACCAGTGATACAAGGTTG AACCCTGGTTACTATGACATCCAGGCCCAGGACCTGGGCATGTGGCATGTGCCCAACAAGTCCCCCCTGCAGCACTGGAGGAACAGCTCCCTGCTGAGGTACCGCACCAACACTAGCTTCTTCCCGAATCTGGGACACAATCTGTTTGGACTCTACCAG AAATACCCAGTGAAGTTCGGATCAGGGAGCTGTCAGACTGACAATGGCCCAGCTATTCCTGTGGTCTATGACTTTGGTGATGTTGAGAAAACTGCATCTTAATACTCACCAGTTGGTCATT GGGAATTTGTTGCAGGATTTGTCCAGTTCAGGGTGTTTAATAATGAGAGAGCAGCC AATGCCCCGTGTGCTGGGATGAGAGTCACGGGCTGCAACACTGAGCat cactGCATCGGCAGAGAAGGATTCTTCCCAGAGGCCAATCCCATGCAGTGTGGGGACTTCTCCTCCTTTGACCGGAATGGATATGGAGCTCACAGTGGTTACAGCTGCAGCCGGGAAACAACTGAGGCAGCTGTGCTCTTGTTCTACTGCTGA